The DNA window CTCTTCTGTTTCCAGATATTGCTGTTCCATGTTAAAGATACCATCGTGAGCAATAAATGCTTTGAAACGCTTGTTGTGATGTCCGGCAAGCCAATAAACAGAGAAGCCTCCGAAGCTGGCACCTATACATCCTAATTTATCGGCATTTACATAAGGCTCTTTTGCCATCTCGTCGATAGCAGAAAGATAATCTTTCATGCACTGACCACCGTAGTCGCCACTGATCTCTTCGTTCCATTCCTTACCGAAACCAGGTAAACCGCGACGGTTAGGAGCTACAACAATATAATCGTTTGTTGCCATCATCTGGAAGTTCCAACGGTATGACCAGAACTGGCTGACAGGTGACTGTGGACCACCTTCGCAATAAAGCAGGGTAGGGTATTTCTTGTTAGGATCGAACTTAGGAGGATAGATAATCCAGGTTAGCATATCCTTGTCATCGGTAGTCTTAATCCAGCGTTCTTCCACCTTTGACATCTCTACCTGATCATAGATATGCTTGTTTTCGAAAGTAAGCTGTTTAGCTTCACCTTTCATGGAAACGGCATAGATTTCATCACCCATACTCATGGAGTGACGGGTAGCAATCAGTTGTTTGCCGTTAAGTTTAATAGCGGCATAGTCGTGAACACCTTCGGTAAGCTTTTGTTGCTTTTTACCTTCAACATCTACCTTGTAGATTTGTGAGGTTGCATGCCACACACCGGTAAAGAAAAGGCTCTTGCTATCGCTGTTCCAGATAAATCCTTCCACACTAGAATCGAATGCTTTGCTTACGAATGTTTTTACTCCGGTAGCCAGATTCATTACGAACAAACGGTTCTGATCACTTTCATATCCATCGTGCTCCATGCTTTGCCATGCAATATATTTTCCGTCAGGAGAATATTGAGGATTTGTGTCATAACCCATCATACCTTCGGTTATGTTCTTTGTCTGCTTGGAAGCCAGTTTATATACATATATATCTGAATTGGTAGAAACTGCATAATCTATTCCGGTCTTCTTGCGTGAAGTATAAGCAATGTTCTCGCCTTTAGCATCCCATGCCAGTTGCTCAATGCCACCAAAAGGTTTCATTGGCGATTCATATTGTTCGCCGGCCATGATATCTGTAATGTTTGTAAGTGCAGAACCATCAAAATCGGCTACAAAAGGGTGGGGAACAGTAGTAACCCATTCGTCCCAGTGTTTGTACATAAGGTCCTCAACAACGAGTCCGCTAGCCTTTGGAAGGTCTGGATATCTGTCGGCTGTAGTTGTGCCATACTTTACTTGTGAAATGAAAAGCACTTTTTTTCCGTCGGGTGAGAAAGAGAAACCTTCAATGTCCTTGTCAAAGTTTGAAAGTTGTCTGCGATCTGTACCGTCTGGATTCATTTCCCAAAGCTGACTGCTACCACTTTCTGTACATATAAAGGCAATTTTGCTACCGCCTTTAATCCAGATAGCTTCGTTCTCACCAAATGGAGTGTGAGTAATCTGCTTGTTGTCTGTGCCGTCTGCGTTCATCACAAAGACTTCTCTGTTACTTTTGTTTTGTGGCACACTGTAGTAAGCAACCGTATAGACGATTTTCTTACCGTCGGGCGATACATTGAAGCCTCCGATTCTTCCCATTGCCCAAAGAGCCTCAGGAGTCATTCGTCCGCCTTTGATCACTATATCGGACTTTCCGATAAGCGACTCGCTCTTGTCTCCTGCAGCTTCTGCCGAAAGTGTTCCGGCAAGCATTAGTGCTGCTGACATCGTTACTAATTTTGATTTTTTCATATAATTAAATGAATTATTTATTCGTAGTGCGAAATTAATCATTCTGGGGTGATTATTTATTCTTTCGCGGAATAAATATAACAGAAAAATGTATTTGAGTGAAAGGTAATAAAGAACTTTGCTAATATCAAACGGAGTGTGATGATAATGGAGGAAAATGAAATAATCAACTGAGCATTCTGAAGGTACAATAACCGAAGGTGCAATGATAATGTGGAAAATGAAAAACAAAGAAAATCTGAATAATTTCAGTGATACATAAAGTCTAGTGATAATCCTA is part of the uncultured Bacteroides sp. genome and encodes:
- a CDS encoding S9 family peptidase; this encodes MKKSKLVTMSAALMLAGTLSAEAAGDKSESLIGKSDIVIKGGRMTPEALWAMGRIGGFNVSPDGKKIVYTVAYYSVPQNKSNREVFVMNADGTDNKQITHTPFGENEAIWIKGGSKIAFICTESGSSQLWEMNPDGTDRRQLSNFDKDIEGFSFSPDGKKVLFISQVKYGTTTADRYPDLPKASGLVVEDLMYKHWDEWVTTVPHPFVADFDGSALTNITDIMAGEQYESPMKPFGGIEQLAWDAKGENIAYTSRKKTGIDYAVSTNSDIYVYKLASKQTKNITEGMMGYDTNPQYSPDGKYIAWQSMEHDGYESDQNRLFVMNLATGVKTFVSKAFDSSVEGFIWNSDSKSLFFTGVWHATSQIYKVDVEGKKQQKLTEGVHDYAAIKLNGKQLIATRHSMSMGDEIYAVSMKGEAKQLTFENKHIYDQVEMSKVEERWIKTTDDKDMLTWIIYPPKFDPNKKYPTLLYCEGGPQSPVSQFWSYRWNFQMMATNDYIVVAPNRRGLPGFGKEWNEEISGDYGGQCMKDYLSAIDEMAKEPYVNADKLGCIGASFGGFSVYWLAGHHNKRFKAFIAHDGIFNMEQQYLETEEMWFANWDMGGAYWDKNNATAQRTFANSPHKFVDKWDTPILCIHGEKDYRILASQGMSAFNAAKLRGVPAQLLIYPDENHWVLKPQNGILWQRTFAAWLDKWLK